From Streptomyces durmitorensis, a single genomic window includes:
- a CDS encoding LPFR motif small protein: MLKAIADVLRSIGGAIATVVTLPFRVVARLFGGASSSAHGHH; encoded by the coding sequence ATGCTGAAGGCCATTGCAGATGTTCTCCGATCCATCGGTGGAGCGATTGCCACGGTGGTCACGCTGCCCTTCCGAGTCGTCGCACGACTCTTCGGCGGAGCCTCTTCCAGCGCCCACGGCCACCATTGA
- a CDS encoding FUSC family protein, which produces MAGEGGGQRPDAAAQGWFERARRWCLRARGTPGYERHTLLLVLKSTLAATLSWVVSYYVLDAPSPAFAPFSAVLIMQVTVYQSVLQSLRYLAAVAAGVAMVAALGFLGGPDLLTFALVALVGLSIGRWPALGAQGSQVATAAFFAFSTYAAATTATEKVTQLGQILLLVLIGCGIGVVVNVTVAPPMRYRSAEYGIRSLSTALGELVSDMYPVLREGELDEERCRQWRRRAEQTGGLITQAREGFRTAEESLYFNPRRLLRRHRGRASFDGYGAVAAALERSLYQVASLTRSLHQWHEGEGDRHDDRAFLLGYADFLESLAQIAQVLGGLDEDSLAEQSRQLCHLADEAQGRCRDVTGTADRAGLPLADPARPYGVLVVESTRLMEEFQHACDVLQRHVGQEA; this is translated from the coding sequence ATGGCCGGCGAGGGCGGAGGGCAGCGGCCGGACGCCGCGGCCCAGGGGTGGTTCGAGCGTGCGCGGCGATGGTGCCTGCGGGCCAGGGGGACGCCGGGTTACGAGCGCCACACGCTGCTCCTGGTCCTCAAGAGCACGCTGGCCGCGACCCTGTCCTGGGTGGTCTCCTACTACGTGCTCGACGCGCCGTCCCCGGCGTTCGCGCCGTTCTCCGCGGTGCTGATCATGCAGGTGACGGTGTATCAGTCCGTGCTGCAGTCCCTCCGCTACCTGGCGGCGGTGGCGGCCGGCGTGGCCATGGTGGCTGCCCTGGGGTTCCTGGGCGGCCCCGACCTGCTGACCTTCGCGCTGGTCGCGCTGGTGGGTCTGTCCATCGGACGCTGGCCCGCTCTCGGCGCGCAAGGGTCGCAGGTCGCCACCGCGGCGTTCTTCGCCTTCTCCACCTACGCCGCCGCCACGACCGCCACCGAGAAGGTCACCCAGCTCGGGCAGATCCTCCTGCTGGTCCTCATCGGCTGCGGCATCGGCGTCGTCGTCAACGTGACGGTGGCCCCGCCGATGCGCTACCGCAGCGCCGAGTACGGGATCCGCTCGCTGTCCACCGCACTGGGCGAGCTGGTGAGCGACATGTATCCGGTGCTGCGCGAAGGCGAGTTGGACGAGGAGCGCTGCCGGCAGTGGCGCAGGAGGGCCGAGCAGACCGGAGGGCTGATCACGCAGGCGAGGGAAGGCTTCCGTACCGCGGAGGAGAGCCTGTACTTCAACCCCCGTCGGCTGCTGCGCAGGCACCGGGGCCGGGCCTCCTTCGACGGGTACGGCGCGGTGGCGGCAGCCCTCGAACGCTCGCTGTACCAGGTGGCGTCCCTGACGCGCAGCCTGCACCAGTGGCACGAAGGGGAGGGGGACCGGCACGACGACCGGGCCTTCCTCCTTGGCTACGCCGACTTCCTGGAGTCCCTCGCACAGATCGCCCAGGTGCTCGGAGGGCTGGACGAGGACTCCCTCGCCGAGCAGTCCCGGCAGTTGTGCCACCTGGCCGACGAGGCCCAGGGACGCTGCCGGGACGTGACCGGCACAGCGGACCGGGCCGGCCTTCCACTGGCCGACCCGGCCCGCCCTTATGGAGTCCTCGTCGTGGAGTCCACCCGCCTCATGGAGGAGTTCCAGCACGCCTGCGATGTGCTGCAACGGCACGTCGGCCAAGAGGCGTGA
- a CDS encoding DUF6131 family protein has protein sequence MIALGVILLVIGLVAGISILWTIGVILVVIGAVFWILGSVGHAVGGRKHYW, from the coding sequence ATGATCGCACTCGGAGTCATCCTTCTCGTCATCGGCCTCGTGGCCGGAATCTCCATCCTGTGGACCATCGGCGTCATCCTCGTCGTCATCGGTGCGGTCTTCTGGATTCTTGGTTCCGTCGGCCACGCGGTGGGCGGGCGAAAGCACTATTGGTAG
- a CDS encoding YceI family protein translates to MGIFSRRQTATLEPTPSAGTGSPFSGAAAAGAALDPALRALTGQWTIDRPHSRIGFSVRHAMVTTVRGAFADYDSTLYFDGDRPSESRAEIVIRIASVDTGVEQRDAHLIGADFFDARRHPEMSFRSTSTVHEGGETFRMAGDLTIRGVTRPVELQLDYLGSVVDPFGFERAGFDGTTTIDRTDWGLVYNQRLETGGAMVSEKVRLQFDISAIRATPMA, encoded by the coding sequence ATGGGTATCTTCAGCCGTCGCCAGACCGCGACCCTCGAACCGACGCCGTCCGCCGGCACCGGTTCGCCCTTCTCCGGGGCCGCGGCCGCCGGTGCCGCGCTCGACCCCGCGCTCCGCGCGCTGACCGGGCAGTGGACCATCGACCGCCCGCACAGTCGCATCGGGTTCTCCGTGCGGCACGCGATGGTCACGACGGTGCGAGGTGCCTTCGCTGACTACGACAGCACGCTGTACTTCGACGGCGACCGGCCCTCCGAGTCGCGGGCCGAGATCGTCATCCGGATCGCCAGCGTCGACACGGGTGTGGAACAGCGGGACGCGCACCTCATAGGCGCCGACTTCTTCGACGCGCGCCGCCACCCGGAGATGTCGTTCCGCAGCACCTCCACGGTCCACGAGGGCGGGGAGACCTTCCGCATGGCGGGCGACCTGACCATCCGCGGCGTGACGCGCCCCGTCGAGCTGCAGCTCGACTATCTCGGTTCGGTCGTGGACCCCTTCGGCTTCGAGAGAGCCGGCTTCGACGGCACCACCACCATCGACCGCACGGACTGGGGCCTGGTCTACAACCAGCGCCTGGAGACGGGCGGCGCCATGGTCAGCGAGAAGGTCCGGCTTCAGTTCGACATCTCCGCGATCAGGGCCACGCCCATGGCGTAG